The genome window CTAAAAAACATATTGTTTATGCACCAGCAGATACTTACACAAATGAATCAATTCAGACTTATATAGAGTTGTTTGAAAACCTTGCAAATACTTTAGCTAAAGCTAAGTAGTGTAAAGGAGTATAAAATAGTGCTGAAAAATGTAACTTCTAGGGTTGAGATAAATTCTCAACCCCAGTTTTATAACTACAATAAGATATGGACAAAACCTTTTATATTAGCGATTATAGTTGTTATTATTTTAGGCATTATATCACTGTTTACTGGAGTGTATGATATACGTGGACATGAGGATGGCATGGAGATGTTTTTCATAACTCGTGTTCCGAGAACAGCTGCACTAATGCTTACTGGAGCTGCCATGTCAATGGCAGGACTCGTAATGCAACTGATCACACAGAATCGTTTTGTTGAACCTACTACAACAGGAACTATTGAATGGTCAGGATTAGGGCTGCTTTTTGTTTATTTATTATTTCCTGCCCCGACTTTAGTTCTAAGAATGACTGGTGCAATCATTTTTTCTTTTATAGGAACTATGATTTTCTTTTTATTTTTAAGAAGAGTTAAACTTCGTTCGTCTTTAATTGTCCCGATTATTGGATTGATGCTTGGAGCAGTCATTTCTGCAGTGTCCACTTTTATGGGACTCTTTTTTCAAATGACGCAAAGTATTGAAACTTGGTTTGTAGGTTCTTTTGCGGCTGTTCAGGTGGGAAGATATGAATATTTATGGCTAATTGTTATCGTTACTTTGCTTATTTTTCTTTATGCTAATAGATTGACTTTAGCTGGACTAGGAGAAGATGTCGCAACAAGCCTTGGCGTTAATTACAACAGGATTGTTCTTTTTGGGACTGTTCTCATTTCTTTTGCAGTTGGAATTGTTGCAGCTGTTATTGGAAACTTACCTTTCTTGGGTTTAATTGTCCCAAACATTGTTTCAATGTTTAGAGGCGATGATCTTAGGAGTAATTTACCTTGGGTATGTTTGATAGGAATGGGGACTATAACTGCCTGTGACATAATTTCTCGAACAATTATAATGCCTTTTGAAGTACCTGTTTCTTTAATACTTGGAACAGTGGGGTCAGTCGTGTTTATTACCATTTTATTGAGACAAAGAAAACCAAGGAGGCACCGATGAACACATTGGAATATAGAAATAAAGAAAATGTCGAAATCGATTCTAGCCTTCATAATGAAAAGAGATCAGCTAGGGCTTTTCGTTCTAAGAAGGAAGAAAGACGTTATTGGATTTTGCTAATAACATTGATTGCTTTGGGCATCCTTTCTTCATATGGACTTTTAGTTTATAACAATCCAGTTCCAGTAGATTCACCTTCTTTTATCCCAGTTGTTATGAGAAGGATAGTAGCTCTTGTTGCAATGATTATTGCTGCAGTTTGTCAGAGCTTGTCGACGGTTGCTTTCCAAACGATTACGAATAATAGGATTATCACTCCTTCGCTTTTAGGTTTCGAAGCACTTTACTCAACAATTCATACTAGTACAATATTTTTCTTTGGTGCTAGTGCGTTGATAAATTTTACTGGGATTGGATCATTTTTATTTCAAGTTGTTGTTATGGTCTTGATGAGTTTGATCCTTTATGGATGGCTACTTTCTGGTAAATACGGGAATTTACAACTTATGCTTTTAGTTGGAATTATTATGGGCACTGGGCTAAATTCTGTGTCAACTTTCATGAGAAGACTACTTGCGCCTTCTGAATTTGATATTTTACAGGCAAGATTGTTTGGTTCTGTGAACAATGCAGATTCTGCATATTTTCCTATTGTAATTCCTATCGTAATAATTGTAGCAATATTACTTCTTGCTCATTCTAAGAATCTAAATATATTGTCACTAGGAAAGGATGTTGCTACTTCTTTTGGAGTTAAATATCAATCTAGTGTAATTTATACGCTTGTCTTAGTTGCTATTTTGATGTCAATTTCAACAGCTTTGATTGGACCACTTACTTTCTATGGCTTTTTAGTAGCAACTTTGAGCTATCAGGCAGCGTCCACTTATGATCATAGATATATTTTTCCAATGGCTCTTGCTATAGGATTTTTGATAATTACGAGTGCATACTTTTTGATGTATCATGTATTCCATGCTCAAGGTGTAGTTTCAGTTATTATCGAATTATTTGGTGGAATAATATTTTTAACTGTAGTTTTAAGGAAGAGGGCTTTATGATAAAAATTGATAATGTTAAAAAGTTCTATACTGATAAGGTAAAAATAGGACCTTTGAATATTGAAATACCAAAAGCGGGTTTTACTTCTTTAATTGGCCCAAATGGCGCTGGAAAGTCTACGACACTTTTGATGATTGGAAGACTTTTGGATATGGAGGAAGGTCAAATTCAAGTAGCAAATATGGATGTTTCTGGATCTAAATCCAAAGACTTAGCAAAAATTTTGACTATATTGCGACAAGAAAATCATTTTGTAACTAGGCTTACTATTAGACAACTAGTTGGATTTGGACGATTTCCTTATTCAAAGGGAAGATTAACTAAAGAAGATGAGGCTATTATTTCTAAATATATCGATTTTTTAGACTTGACTGATTTAGAAGATCGATATTTAGATGAGCTTTCAGGTGGTCAAAGACAAAGGGCATATGTAGCAATGGTTTTATGCCAAGAGACTGAATATGTACTTTTGGACGAGCCTCTGAACAATCTTGATGTTGCTCGTTCTGTTCAAATGATGGAGCATTTGAGACGTGCTGCTAATGAATTTGGAAGAACAATTCTGACTGTTATGCATGATATAAATTTTGCAGCCAAATATTCTGATAGAATTTGTGCTATGAAAGATGGACAAATTGCCGCTTTTGGAACAGTAGAAGAGGTTATGGATTCGAAAATTTTGACAGATATTTTCGAAACAAAAATAGAAATTATCGAAGGTCCTTATGGGCCACTCGCTGTTTATTAGTTACGAAATTTTAAAATTAAATTATTTACTGTAGCTGCATAGATCATAACAGCTACTCTAGTTGAAGTTGCTGCCTGTATTTTACAGGCGGTAGCTTTTTCAAATACCGTTGCTCACGATAATGATTGAAGTATGTCATAACGAGAAATTTAGTGATCTTAATGACCGTGGTCAAGAAATACTCAATCTATTTGATACAATTGAACCTAAACTAAATGAAGTTCTTGAGTTAGTTGAACAACAGAAAGATAAATATACATATCTCAATGAGAATAGTATCATCTGGCATTTTCTATTTTATAAAAAAATAGTGTTATATGGTAAGGAAGATAAAAAATATTTTTTTACTGCTAATCATCGAGGTGTTTTCTATAGGTAGTTAAAGAGAATTTCAAAATTATTTGAAATTCTCTTTTTAATCTTATATAGCTTATTTACTCTGTAATCAAATTATATTGCTTTAACATCTCTAAAGTAATGTTCTTTGCAACGGTTCCAGAATCATCAAGATTTGTAACAAAAACATAAGGATGGTTTTCAACTACGATAAAACCAACAAACCACCCTAGTCCCATGTCTGTAATTCTAGTTCCCGTTTTTCCATAAAGAATGTAATGATCTCCTTCTTCTTGAATCATCATGCGTTTAACAGTCTTCATAACAGATTTATCAAATGGAAGGTCTTCTTTATAAAGTTTTTCCATAAAATCGACTTCTTCCAATGGTGATATTTTCAATGAACTTTGTAACCAAAATTGGTCAATTCCTCCGCTAATATTTTCATTACCGTAGGAGAGTTTATGCAACCATTCTTTCATACCCTGTTCACCAATATCTCGAGCCATTGCTTGATAATACCAAACTACAGAATCACGCATTCCTGATCCAAGGGTATAGTCATGGTTCCAGGAGATAATTTCGTGTTCTGTACCATCCCATTTTTTGATATCATATTCATCTCTAACAACTCCTAATTGTAACCCAATTAATGCATTAGGAACTTTAAAGGTAGATTGGGGAGTTAGTTTTTCATTTGCTCTCTGCTCATTATAGATATAAGTTTCCTCTGTTTTTAAATCTCGCAAAATAAAGGTCCCATCATGATCTTTAAAAAATGGATCAGCCTGAACTTGGTTAACGTTAACTTCACTTAGGATGTTAGGATTGTTAGACTCTGGTTGAGCTGAACAACCTACAATACCTAAGGTCAACAATAGGGTAAGTACATAATAAAATATTTTTTTCATTTTATATTTCCTTTCATGCTCTTGCGAATTTATCATTGAAAACATCATTTATTTGACAGTATTGATTTTTCATACCGCGAGTAATACTCCGAAACTGTAAAAAAATTGCTAGGCATCTAGTGGTTTCTCTTATTCTTGCTCATCTTCACCAATTTCATCTTTAGTAATAGCTGGTAAAATTGGATGCGACACATCACTATCAGTTACTTTCTCATTTTTATATTTTGCTTTTATCTCGAAATATTTATCCAATGCTTTCCTAGCAATGACATTATTATTAGTTAAATTCGCACTTGTGTTTGTTGTTGCCCACGGAATAATAACAGCGTAGGCAATTTCAGGATTTTCATAAGGCGCATAGCCAACATGAGTAAAGGAAATTGATTCTGTACCATAATATTCTGTTAATGGACCATAATATACTGCCTGAGCTGTTCCTGTTTTCCCTGCAGCTGTAAATGGAGCATTTGCAAATTCCTGTCGAGCTGAACCTTTTGAACCAGTATAAACACGGCGTAAACCTGTTTTTACATAATCGATTTCATCTGCAGAATTATCAATTCGATTTAAAATAGTCGGTCCAATTTCTGTTACTAGTTGACCAAGCTGCTGTCCATCTTTTGATGGATCATGTACCTCTTTGACAACATGTGGCTGAATGCGATAGCCGCCATTTGCTATTGTCGAAATATACTGCACCAATTGTAAAGGTGTATACGTATCATATTGCCCAATCGCTAAGTCGAGTGCTTTACCGCCCATCGTTGGATCAGACGGACCTTGTACGCCACTAAATTCATTTGGTAAATCAATACCTGTTTTTACACCTAAGCCAAACTGGGCATAATTATTACGCATTTTTGGGAATGTGTTCTCATTTAAACGGAGAGGCATCCCATAGCTATATGGCGTTCCATTAATAAGCAACGCTGTTTTAAACATATATACGTTAGAGGAACGTTCAAGAGCAGTTAAACCATCCATCGAAATATAGCCATTCCTGTTAAAAATAGAGGTTTTTGGTTTGGTTTGCATTAAATGAATTGGTTCATCTCCAAATACAGTACTTGGTGTGATGACTCCTAAGTTATAACCTGTTAGTAAAGTTGCGCCTTTTACAGCTGAACCAGCCTCATAAGCTGTCGTAAAGTTACCAAACGAATAATCGACAACTTCATTTTTCCCCGTTTCAGGATTTTTTTCGATTTTCTTACCAACCATTGATAAAATATCGCCTGTATTCGGGTCCATCATTACTAAAAAGGCACGATCCAATAAATATGAGCCAGGAAGTGCTTTTAATTTCAGCAATTCTTCCTCTACAATTTTTTCTGTTGCAGCCGTTAACTCACTATCTAGTGTTAAGACTAAATCTTTACCAGGCTCACCCTCATAAGTCGTAATGGTATCGACTATCTGTCCTTTTTTATTCGTAATATTTTTCACAACTGTTTTTTGCCCTTGCAGTAATTCTTCATATTGAGCTTCAATATAACTTTCACCTACACGGTCATTTCGCGAATAATCACGAGCTAAATAATAATTTAGCTTTTCTTTTGGAATCCCTTTTGTTGGTACGGTTGTACGTCCTAAAATAGCCAGTGATGATAATTTCACACGTTTCCAGTCAGTCGTTGTGTTAACACCTGGTAATTCAGTTAAACGCTCAGAGACACGTGCAAATTCTTCAGCTGATACATTTTCACTTTTAATAATTTGTGGTGATAAACTATAACCTGATGCCATTTCTCGATAGATTGCTAATACTTCTAAGTCAGCATCCGTCAATTGTGTTAATTCTTCGTGCGTAATTCGTTCACGGACAAGCTTATCAATCTGTGCATTGATTTGACTTGTCGTCATATTTTCTAGCTCTCTAATTTTCTTTTCCTCTGCCTTTGATACTTTTGCATAGGCATCGTCATGATTTTTTAATATCCAAAAATCCAGCTTATCACGTAAAGTGACACGGTTTGTTGGTTGCTCAATCAATTGTGCCAGCTTTTCGGCTATATCCAGCATTTCCTCCGTTGTACTAGTCTGCATTTTCGTATACGTAATCGCATTTTCTGGTTGGTTATCCACTAGAATACGCCCATATCGATCATACATTCGTCCCCTTGGCACACTTGTATTGACAGATACTTCCTCTTTACGCTCTAAAATACGTACATAATCTTTCCCTTTGACAATTTGCATATAGCCAAGCCTAAAAATTAACATCGAAAATACGATAAATATAGCAAAGAAAAGGACATTCATACGAAATGTTAAATTAGAGTGATGTTTTCTTTTAACACTCGCCGCGCGATTTTTTTCCGGTTCTTTGCGCAGATGTATTCCCCTCCTCATCCAATTACAATTACTTAAGATCTAATGGCAATACAGGGATAAAGGTTATTTTTACGTTGATCAACAATCCCCTAAATTAATAGAAGAGCTCTTCTTAGGCAAAGTTTACTTCATATAAATTAATTTGTATAATAGATAAAAATGAATTTTATTATCATAAATACCGATAAGGAGAACCCTTTATGAACTTAAAAGAACTTATTACTTTTCAAACAATCGTTTCACAAGGCGGTTTTAATAAGGCAGCCTCTCACCTTCACTTTGCTCAATCAACCATTACCTCACATATTCAGCGACTCGAAAAAGACCTAGGTATTCAAATTTTTGAGAGTGGAAAAAGTAATCAATTGACTAGAGCAGGTGTTTTATTTGCACAAGAAGTTAACCAATTAATTAAGCATTGGGAATATGTAAAGGGACAGGTAAAGTTCTATGATTTAGAGGAATATGGTGTTATAAATATAGGTCTCGTTGAACCTCTGGCAAGTAGATATTTTCCAAATGCATTAAAAAAGTTCAAAATCCAAAAGCCTAATGTAACCTGTAATATTTTTGTAGGGAATACAGTTTATTTAGCAAATTTACTACTAGGGGATGATCTTGATTTTGCATTTTGTTCACTTCCTGAAGATGGTATAAATTTCACGTTTTCTCCCATTTATGAAGAGAAAATTGTTGCAGTGCTTCCAACTAACCATCCTCTTTGTGCGTATGAAAAAGTTTCACTTGATAAGTTTAAAGGATACACTCTTTTAAAGGGTGGAGATGGATGTCCTTACAGAAGAAGAATTGAATCGGCTATTATGGGGTTAATAAGCAACCCCGATTTCATAACTATTAATAATATATCTATTGTTCCTTACTATGTATCAGAAAACATAGGAATTGGAATTATGCCTTTATCACTTGTACCATCTTCGATCCCTAACATTACAATAAGAGAACTTGATGTTGAAAATGACCTAATTCCCATTGGTATGCTAAGAACCACTACTATACCAGACTTATCTTTTACAAAAAAAATGCTTTGTGATTTTTTAATAGAAGAAATCAAAATTTCTGAATAACTACTAAAATGATGGATCTAGGTGTCCTAACTTTGACGCTTTTTGGAAAGTGGGATGTGATTTCCCCTGACTGTACTGTCGGAGAGTCCGAGTAGGAGAGGAACACATACAAAATAATAAAAAGTTGATTTAAAAAGAGTGATGGGTTTACATTTGCTACGTTCACAGAAGTGGAATTTATATAGATGCTGCTTGAGGTCAATTGTATAGAAATTATCAAAAGAGCAACAAGCAGTAATTTGAGGTGAAGATGATGCTGAATTGTATTCCATAAAAAAATCTGTTAATATAAAAGTACAATTATGAGAGGACTGATGAATGGACGATGATTAACTAAACTATATTTTTATTTGAAATGAACAACTTCAAACTTCAAATTACAAAATATAGGATTAGTCTGTCCATTTTTATAAATCAGTTTATACTTTATTTGTCATGTTTCCAATGGCAAGTAAGGAACTTATTTACGCTAAGTGAAAGACTAATCCTTCCAATTACAAATTGGGAGGATTTTTTATTCTCTCATAAATATTTAACTTCTTTCAGCAAAACATCCGTTGAAAGAAGTTAAAGCCTCCGGCGGATGTCACGGAATCGGTAAGGAGTTCTTTGTGCTTGCACAAAGCCGATTCCGGACGCAATTATGCCGAGGCATAATTGATCAAAAAAGGGGAGAGAGAAATGGGCGATTCAGATACTATTGTTACGCATGTAATGCTCCGTACAAGTCGTTAATATCCATCAAACTTATACGGAGAAATTTAGAATGGATGGATATGCCGACTTTGTATAAACAGTAAAAAGTATAGCTATACAAAGGAGGAATTATCATGTCAATGATACAAGTTCAAAATTTAACTTTTTCGTATCCAAGTAGCTTTGACAATATTTTTGAAAATGTAAACTTTCAAATAGATACGGATTGGAAACTTGGATTTATCGGTAGAAATGGACGAGGAAAAACAACATTCTTTAATTTATTATTAGGGAATTATGAGTATAGTGGGAAAATCAATTCTTCGGTAGAATTTAATTATTTCCCTTATCCAGTTTCGGATAAAAACAAGTATACTCATGAAATCATGGAAGAAATTTGCCCCCAGGCAGAAGATTGGGAAATTCTTCGTGAAATATCCTATTTAGACGTCGATGCCGAGGTCATGTATCGACCTTTTAAAACATTGTCAAATGGAGAACAGACAAAGGTGTTGCTTGCTGCACTTTTTTTAACAGAAGGTCAATTTCTATTAATTGATGAACCAACCAACCATCTAGATACGGAAGCACGAAAGATGGTCTCTGAATATTTAAGGAAGAAAAAAGGGTTTATTTTAATTTCACATGACCGAAACTTTTTAGATGGCTGCGTTGACCATATCTTATCTATAAATAGGGCAAATATTGAAGTTCAAAGTGGTAATTATTCTTCTTGGAAGTTGAATTTTGATCGTCAGCAGGAACACGAAGAGGCAACTAATGAGCGTCTACAAAAAGACATAGGGAGATTAAAACAGTCTTCAAAGCGTTCATCAGGTTGGTCTAATCAAGTGGAAGCTTCCAAAAATGGAACAACGAATTCAGGCTCTAAGTTAGACAAAGGTTTTGTAGGACATAAAGCAGCGAAGATGATGAAGAGAGCAAAGAACATTGAATCAAG of Lysinibacillus agricola contains these proteins:
- a CDS encoding ABC transporter permease, with the translated sequence MLKNVTSRVEINSQPQFYNYNKIWTKPFILAIIVVIILGIISLFTGVYDIRGHEDGMEMFFITRVPRTAALMLTGAAMSMAGLVMQLITQNRFVEPTTTGTIEWSGLGLLFVYLLFPAPTLVLRMTGAIIFSFIGTMIFFLFLRRVKLRSSLIVPIIGLMLGAVISAVSTFMGLFFQMTQSIETWFVGSFAAVQVGRYEYLWLIVIVTLLIFLYANRLTLAGLGEDVATSLGVNYNRIVLFGTVLISFAVGIVAAVIGNLPFLGLIVPNIVSMFRGDDLRSNLPWVCLIGMGTITACDIISRTIIMPFEVPVSLILGTVGSVVFITILLRQRKPRRHR
- a CDS encoding iron chelate uptake ABC transporter family permease subunit, encoding MNTLEYRNKENVEIDSSLHNEKRSARAFRSKKEERRYWILLITLIALGILSSYGLLVYNNPVPVDSPSFIPVVMRRIVALVAMIIAAVCQSLSTVAFQTITNNRIITPSLLGFEALYSTIHTSTIFFFGASALINFTGIGSFLFQVVVMVLMSLILYGWLLSGKYGNLQLMLLVGIIMGTGLNSVSTFMRRLLAPSEFDILQARLFGSVNNADSAYFPIVIPIVIIVAILLLAHSKNLNILSLGKDVATSFGVKYQSSVIYTLVLVAILMSISTALIGPLTFYGFLVATLSYQAASTYDHRYIFPMALAIGFLIITSAYFLMYHVFHAQGVVSVIIELFGGIIFLTVVLRKRAL
- a CDS encoding ABC transporter ATP-binding protein, encoding MIKIDNVKKFYTDKVKIGPLNIEIPKAGFTSLIGPNGAGKSTTLLMIGRLLDMEEGQIQVANMDVSGSKSKDLAKILTILRQENHFVTRLTIRQLVGFGRFPYSKGRLTKEDEAIISKYIDFLDLTDLEDRYLDELSGGQRQRAYVAMVLCQETEYVLLDEPLNNLDVARSVQMMEHLRRAANEFGRTILTVMHDINFAAKYSDRICAMKDGQIAAFGTVEEVMDSKILTDIFETKIEIIEGPYGPLAVY
- a CDS encoding IS3 family transposase → MTYFNHYREQRYLKKLPPVKYRQQLQLE
- the blaOXA gene encoding class D beta-lactamase; translated protein: MKKIFYYVLTLLLTLGIVGCSAQPESNNPNILSEVNVNQVQADPFFKDHDGTFILRDLKTEETYIYNEQRANEKLTPQSTFKVPNALIGLQLGVVRDEYDIKKWDGTEHEIISWNHDYTLGSGMRDSVVWYYQAMARDIGEQGMKEWLHKLSYGNENISGGIDQFWLQSSLKISPLEEVDFMEKLYKEDLPFDKSVMKTVKRMMIQEEGDHYILYGKTGTRITDMGLGWFVGFIVVENHPYVFVTNLDDSGTVAKNITLEMLKQYNLITE
- a CDS encoding peptidoglycan D,D-transpeptidase FtsI family protein yields the protein MRKEPEKNRAASVKRKHHSNLTFRMNVLFFAIFIVFSMLIFRLGYMQIVKGKDYVRILERKEEVSVNTSVPRGRMYDRYGRILVDNQPENAITYTKMQTSTTEEMLDIAEKLAQLIEQPTNRVTLRDKLDFWILKNHDDAYAKVSKAEEKKIRELENMTTSQINAQIDKLVRERITHEELTQLTDADLEVLAIYREMASGYSLSPQIIKSENVSAEEFARVSERLTELPGVNTTTDWKRVKLSSLAILGRTTVPTKGIPKEKLNYYLARDYSRNDRVGESYIEAQYEELLQGQKTVVKNITNKKGQIVDTITTYEGEPGKDLVLTLDSELTAATEKIVEEELLKLKALPGSYLLDRAFLVMMDPNTGDILSMVGKKIEKNPETGKNEVVDYSFGNFTTAYEAGSAVKGATLLTGYNLGVITPSTVFGDEPIHLMQTKPKTSIFNRNGYISMDGLTALERSSNVYMFKTALLINGTPYSYGMPLRLNENTFPKMRNNYAQFGLGVKTGIDLPNEFSGVQGPSDPTMGGKALDLAIGQYDTYTPLQLVQYISTIANGGYRIQPHVVKEVHDPSKDGQQLGQLVTEIGPTILNRIDNSADEIDYVKTGLRRVYTGSKGSARQEFANAPFTAAGKTGTAQAVYYGPLTEYYGTESISFTHVGYAPYENPEIAYAVIIPWATTNTSANLTNNNVIARKALDKYFEIKAKYKNEKVTDSDVSHPILPAITKDEIGEDEQE
- a CDS encoding LysR family transcriptional regulator, with protein sequence MNLKELITFQTIVSQGGFNKAASHLHFAQSTITSHIQRLEKDLGIQIFESGKSNQLTRAGVLFAQEVNQLIKHWEYVKGQVKFYDLEEYGVINIGLVEPLASRYFPNALKKFKIQKPNVTCNIFVGNTVYLANLLLGDDLDFAFCSLPEDGINFTFSPIYEEKIVAVLPTNHPLCAYEKVSLDKFKGYTLLKGGDGCPYRRRIESAIMGLISNPDFITINNISIVPYYVSENIGIGIMPLSLVPSSIPNITIRELDVENDLIPIGMLRTTTIPDLSFTKKMLCDFLIEEIKISE
- a CDS encoding Lsa family ABC-F type ribosomal protection protein — its product is MSMIQVQNLTFSYPSSFDNIFENVNFQIDTDWKLGFIGRNGRGKTTFFNLLLGNYEYSGKINSSVEFNYFPYPVSDKNKYTHEIMEEICPQAEDWEILREISYLDVDAEVMYRPFKTLSNGEQTKVLLAALFLTEGQFLLIDEPTNHLDTEARKMVSEYLRKKKGFILISHDRNFLDGCVDHILSINRANIEVQSGNYSSWKLNFDRQQEHEEATNERLQKDIGRLKQSSKRSSGWSNQVEASKNGTTNSGSKLDKGFVGHKAAKMMKRAKNIESRQQKAIEEKSKLLKNVEKTESLKLESLAFHSNELIVLADVSVQYDNQIVNMPISFKLEQGDRIVLDGKNGSGKSSILKLIQGNPIQHTGSMYVGSGLVISYVQQDTSHLKGLLSDFIEEHGIDETLFKSILRKMDFDRIQFEKDISHYSGGQKKKLLIAKSLCEKAHIYIWDEPLNFIDIYSRMQIEELIQKFNPTMVFVEHDQAFQQTVATKTISI